From Argonema galeatum A003/A1, the proteins below share one genomic window:
- a CDS encoding filamentous hemagglutinin N-terminal domain-containing protein translates to MKKLKLFVFPLAFFIFNARVQAQIVPDATLPVNSMVTPQGDTSLIEGGTKAGSNLFHSFQQFSVPAGGTAFFNNTLDIQNIFTRITGGTISNIDGIIKANGTANLFLLNPNGIIFGPNAQLNIGGSFLASTASAIEFADGTKLSAASTQNTPLLTISVPIGLQLGANPQSASILVQGSNLSVETGKTLALLGGNITIFGSTNPFYRGLTAGGIPLAIVAGNPVATTPGGRIEIGSVTEGNISLTATQLGLALDYAGIENFGNIQMSGGATVDTSGTGGGEIQIAARNLRLNEGSRITSITLGGDAGRTITVNASESVEITGTGEYARNVLQFVSGSVSSDNLRNGFFTLSFGSGAAGNILINTRQFNASNGTFVATSTFGLGKGGDVTINAANLVELRASFVATGTGVGDAGAAGNLTINTRNFRGRDNAIATTSSIGAGKGGQLTVNATDAIELIGSNPIPLAPGVRVFTGFFTSGLGTGDAGALEVNTGRLTVRSGAGLAASSFFQGGGGNILINAPDVVELIGSSPDGTALSSVAAVTEPGSTGNGGNLTLNTGRLVLQDGGRLSVRSRGMGRTGDLNVTADHILMINEGGFEGTAVSGEGADITVRSRSLQMSDNSFISATAGTEDSTGNGGNIIITTDTLVALRNSNITANAFKGNGGNIQINTQGIFNTPDSSITASSNSGVSGVVEVRTPDSKLQNALAPLLTNFVIPDTLLTKGCLVGGGRGEGNFTFTGTGGLPSNPYDSQSSWYPVAPVRTVANGRARERVSEGEYPIADRIEEAQAVVVTPDGRTLLVTETQKRAIANAQDLICGSN, encoded by the coding sequence ATGAAAAAATTAAAACTTTTTGTTTTCCCATTAGCTTTTTTCATTTTTAATGCAAGAGTTCAAGCGCAAATTGTCCCCGACGCCACCTTGCCAGTGAATTCTATGGTTACTCCACAGGGCGATACCAGCTTAATTGAAGGAGGCACAAAAGCAGGCAGCAATCTATTTCACAGTTTTCAACAATTTTCCGTTCCCGCAGGCGGCACCGCATTTTTCAACAACACTCTCGATATTCAGAATATCTTCACTCGCATCACTGGGGGAACAATTTCTAATATTGATGGTATTATTAAAGCTAACGGCACTGCTAACTTATTTTTGCTTAATCCGAATGGGATTATTTTTGGGCCTAATGCTCAACTGAATATCGGCGGTTCTTTCCTTGCTAGTACCGCAAGTGCGATCGAGTTTGCAGATGGTACAAAATTGAGTGCCGCATCTACTCAAAACACACCTTTATTAACAATAAGTGTACCTATCGGCTTACAATTGGGTGCCAATCCCCAGTCAGCATCTATTCTCGTTCAAGGATCGAATCTCTCAGTAGAAACTGGCAAAACTTTAGCGTTATTGGGCGGGAATATCACAATTTTTGGTAGCACAAATCCTTTTTATAGAGGTCTAACTGCGGGTGGTATTCCTTTAGCCATAGTTGCAGGAAATCCAGTCGCGACTACACCAGGAGGACGTATTGAAATAGGCAGCGTAACTGAAGGTAATATAAGTTTAACAGCTACTCAACTTGGCTTGGCTTTAGATTACGCAGGCATCGAAAATTTTGGTAATATCCAAATGTCTGGTGGCGCTACAGTTGATACCAGCGGGACTGGCGGGGGTGAAATCCAGATCGCAGCGCGTAATTTGCGACTCAACGAAGGTTCTCGCATTACATCTATTACCTTGGGTGGCGATGCAGGCAGAACTATCACGGTGAATGCTTCTGAGTCAGTGGAAATAACTGGAACAGGAGAATACGCTCGAAATGTGCTACAGTTTGTTTCTGGAAGTGTTAGTTCCGATAATCTTCGCAACGGCTTCTTTACTCTCAGTTTTGGTTCGGGAGCGGCTGGTAATATCTTAATTAATACTCGCCAGTTTAATGCCAGCAACGGCACATTTGTAGCTACTTCAACTTTTGGCCTCGGTAAAGGTGGAGATGTCACCATAAATGCGGCAAATTTAGTAGAATTGAGGGCATCTTTTGTAGCAACGGGGACTGGCGTTGGTGATGCGGGTGCGGCGGGAAATTTGACGATTAATACCCGCAATTTTAGAGGGCGAGATAACGCCATAGCGACAACTTCTAGTATTGGGGCAGGTAAGGGAGGACAACTGACGGTAAATGCAACGGATGCTATAGAATTGATTGGTAGCAATCCGATTCCGCTTGCACCGGGTGTCCGGGTTTTTACTGGCTTTTTTACCAGTGGTTTGGGTACGGGAGATGCTGGTGCGTTGGAGGTGAATACTGGGCGGTTAACGGTGCGATCGGGTGCGGGATTAGCCGCGAGTTCTTTTTTTCAAGGAGGCGGGGGGAATATCCTTATTAATGCCCCAGATGTGGTAGAATTAATCGGCAGTTCGCCCGATGGTACGGCTCTCAGTTCTGTAGCGGCAGTAACTGAGCCAGGATCGACAGGTAATGGGGGAAATCTCACATTAAATACGGGAAGGTTGGTTCTTCAGGATGGGGGGAGACTCAGCGTTCGCAGTCGAGGTATGGGAAGGACAGGTGATTTAAATGTGACAGCTGACCATATTTTGATGATTAATGAAGGGGGATTTGAAGGAACGGCTGTATCGGGTGAGGGTGCAGATATCACTGTGCGATCGCGTTCTTTGCAAATGTCGGACAATAGTTTTATCTCCGCTACAGCAGGTACAGAAGATAGTACGGGGAATGGTGGCAATATCATTATCACCACAGATACATTAGTAGCACTGAGAAATAGCAATATTACTGCCAATGCTTTCAAGGGCAACGGGGGTAATATCCAAATTAATACTCAAGGCATCTTTAATACTCCAGATAGCTCCATCACCGCTAGCTCTAACAGCGGCGTCAGTGGCGTCGTAGAAGTTAGAACCCCCGATTCTAAGCTGCAAAATGCTTTAGCACCCCTTTTGACTAATTTTGTGATTCCCGATACTCTCTTAACCAAGGGTTGTCTCGTTGGTGGCGGTAGAGGAGAGGGAAACTTCACCTTCACTGGTACTGGCGGTTTACCTAGCAACCCCTACGATTCTCAATCCAGCTGGTATCCGGTAGCGCCAGTGCGAACAGTCGCGAACGGGAGAGCGAGAGAAAGGGTGAGTGAGGGAGAATATCCTATTGCCGATCGAATTGAGGAAGCACAGGCCGTAGTCGTAACGCCAGATGGACGGACTTTGCTGGTAACGGAGACCCAAAAAAGAGCGATCGCTAATGCACAAGATTTAATTTGTGGGTCAAATTAG
- a CDS encoding filamentous hemagglutinin N-terminal domain-containing protein, whose amino-acid sequence MTISRKYWNWTIGLASISLFGGAIATSSFAAQAQVIPDTTLGSENTRLTTTNGNYQIDGGATRGQNLFHSFSQFSIPRGSGAYFNNDAVNILNIISRVTGGSISNIDGLIRANGSANLFLINPSGIIFGPNASLNIGGSFIGSTASSIKFADGSFFSATTPSAPPLLTINTPIGLAFGLNPGNILVRGAGNNLSFNPVTYTIETNDRPVGLMVSPGQTLALLGGDVTLEGGNLTAFGGRIELGSVGAGSLVTLTPLPPTSPSTGATIWALDYTGVDNFQDIRLAIAASADASGEGGGNIQVVGRRVTLTEGSAILALTLGAEAGGTLSVRASEVEALGSAVDRLFASGLFTSVQVGGTGKAGNLTIETDRLLLSDGAGVVADTFGSGDAGNLTVRATDIVELIGTIPDDRLPSGLFASVNPGATGNGGNLTVETARLRVVDGAAVATGSFGSGKAGSVTVRATDTVELIGTSPNGFYPSGLFTSVLPEATGDGGNLLVETARLRVVDGAQVSSETTGFGKAGDLTVRATGAVELIGTSHDGQFKSGLRALSTSDLAAGSLRIETLSLTIENGAEITVSSTGLGSAGKLTVYADSILLSNSGSLSAETKAGGGDINLFASSLILRQSSNITTNAQGKATGGNITINADTLVALENSDINANAQDASGGKVTINTQGIFGTQYRPASILDTPESDITASSARGAEFSGTVTINTPDVNRVSGLVELSQNVVDYTGLINQTCFSRATRSRFAFTGSGGLPNNPYDALGGWYSLARVSGMGGVGEQNKPFANAPVPSFPLSSPVTIEEAQGIVVTPDGRTMLVTSNQMSAIASAHNLICHSS is encoded by the coding sequence ATGACTATTTCCAGAAAGTATTGGAATTGGACGATCGGGCTGGCGAGTATATCTCTGTTTGGGGGAGCGATCGCAACTTCTAGCTTTGCAGCTCAAGCCCAAGTTATCCCCGATACCACCTTGGGATCGGAAAACACTCGCCTCACAACGACAAACGGCAATTATCAAATCGATGGAGGTGCGACGCGAGGACAAAACTTGTTCCACAGCTTCAGCCAGTTCTCCATCCCCAGAGGTTCTGGTGCTTACTTCAACAACGATGCCGTCAATATCCTCAATATTATCAGTCGCGTCACTGGGGGATCTATTTCCAATATTGACGGTTTGATTAGAGCCAACGGCAGTGCTAACTTATTTTTGATTAATCCTAGTGGAATTATCTTTGGCCCTAATGCCTCATTGAATATCGGCGGCTCATTTATCGGCAGTACCGCCAGCAGCATCAAGTTTGCGGATGGGAGCTTTTTCAGCGCCACCACTCCCTCTGCACCGCCCCTACTGACAATTAATACACCGATCGGCTTGGCATTTGGGCTTAATCCGGGAAATATTCTCGTCCGGGGTGCAGGTAACAATCTCAGCTTCAATCCCGTTACTTATACGATCGAGACAAATGACCGACCCGTCGGACTAATGGTATCACCCGGTCAAACTTTAGCCCTATTAGGGGGTGATGTGACCTTGGAGGGAGGAAATCTCACAGCATTTGGGGGACGAATCGAATTAGGGAGCGTTGGCGCGGGCAGTTTGGTGACGCTGACGCCACTCCCCCCAACCTCTCCGTCAACTGGCGCTACTATATGGGCTTTGGATTACACTGGCGTTGACAATTTTCAGGATATCCGTCTAGCAATCGCCGCATCTGCCGATGCCAGTGGCGAAGGTGGCGGCAATATCCAGGTTGTCGGACGGCGTGTGACGCTAACTGAAGGCTCAGCTATTTTGGCACTCACCTTGGGTGCCGAAGCGGGGGGAACACTTAGCGTTCGCGCATCAGAGGTGGAAGCTCTAGGTTCTGCTGTCGATCGTCTGTTTGCCAGCGGCTTGTTTACTTCAGTCCAAGTTGGAGGCACAGGCAAGGCGGGCAATTTAACGATTGAAACCGATCGCTTGCTATTATCTGATGGGGCAGGGGTAGTAGCTGATACCTTTGGCTCTGGAGATGCTGGCAATTTAACTGTCAGAGCAACCGACATTGTGGAACTGATTGGCACTATACCGGACGATCGGCTTCCCAGCGGCTTGTTTGCTTCAGTCAATCCAGGAGCTACAGGCAATGGGGGCAATCTGACGGTGGAAACAGCTCGCTTGCGGGTTGTCGATGGAGCAGCGGTAGCAACTGGTAGTTTTGGCTCTGGAAAAGCCGGTTCTGTTACCGTGCGGGCAACCGACACCGTGGAACTGATCGGCACTTCTCCTAACGGTTTCTATCCTAGCGGCTTGTTTACTTCAGTCTTACCAGAAGCCACAGGCGATGGCGGCAATTTGCTGGTGGAAACAGCTCGCTTGCGGGTTGTCGATGGGGCACAGGTATCATCTGAAACTACTGGTTTTGGAAAAGCCGGTGATTTGACCGTCAGAGCAACGGGTGCAGTGGAATTGATTGGTACTTCCCATGACGGTCAGTTTAAGAGCGGTTTGCGTGCTTTATCTACAAGCGACTTGGCGGCGGGTTCTTTGAGGATTGAGACTCTTAGTTTGACGATCGAAAATGGCGCTGAAATAACGGTCAGCAGTACGGGCTTAGGAAGCGCAGGCAAACTAACCGTCTATGCCGACTCTATCCTACTTTCCAACTCTGGCAGCTTATCAGCTGAAACCAAAGCGGGCGGCGGTGATATTAACTTGTTTGCCTCCTCCTTAATCTTGCGCCAAAGCAGCAATATTACTACTAACGCTCAAGGCAAGGCTACAGGCGGCAATATCACTATCAACGCAGACACCTTAGTCGCTTTGGAAAATAGCGATATCAATGCCAATGCACAAGACGCCAGCGGCGGTAAAGTTACCATCAACACACAAGGCATCTTTGGCACCCAGTATCGCCCCGCATCGATTTTAGATACCCCAGAAAGTGACATTACTGCTTCTTCTGCACGGGGAGCCGAGTTCAGCGGCACTGTGACTATCAACACCCCCGATGTTAACCGCGTTTCTGGATTAGTCGAATTATCCCAAAATGTGGTAGATTACACCGGACTGATTAACCAAACTTGTTTTTCAAGAGCTACACGCAGTCGCTTTGCATTTACCGGCAGCGGTGGCTTACCGAACAACCCTTACGACGCTCTGGGCGGCTGGTATTCTCTGGCGAGAGTCTCTGGGATGGGGGGAGTGGGGGAGCAAAACAAACCCTTTGCCAATGCACCAGTCCCCAGTTTCCCCCTGTCTTCCCCAGTCACTATTGAGGAAGCACAGGGTATTGTTGTGACGCCAGATGGACGCACTATGCTGGTAACATCAAACCAGATGAGTGCGATCGCATCTGCCCACAACTTAATTTGTCACTCATCTTAA